One part of the Gadus macrocephalus chromosome 8, ASM3116895v1 genome encodes these proteins:
- the ipp gene encoding actin-binding protein IPP codes for MSAQGARLSPAGLTSASTTTTSGVSCGDVGAAMATVSAEQVSFASDRYARIILAQMNRMRLRADFCDVRLRVGERVFRVHRLVLAACSPYFCALFSVGMKELDKDEVQIVGVEAGIFEVLLDFIYTGVINVSVENVQELMVAADMLQLAEVVSICGEFLQGHMEPSNCVGIFQFLEQIGCMDMLEFTENYIHVHFLEVCVADEFWGLSKDQLVRLLGSEELRVEEEYQVFSAAMGWLLQDVGPRRRHAVEVLEPVRFPLLSPHRLLKYIEGVADFSLRVALQTLLKEYMEVTKSPKENKTYCLGEPSKMRPRRKARKYLYSIGGYTRLQGGRWSDSRALSCVERFDSFNQYWTTVSSLHQARSGLGVAVLDGMIYVVGGEKDSMIFDCTERYDPVTKQWAAVASLTFPRCGVSVCPCHGALYAFGGWIGSEIGKTVERYDPEENKWEVIGGMAVPRYYCGCCELQGMMYVLGGISDEGLELCSAEVFDALSQRWRPLPPMATRRAYVGVAALNNCIYAVGGWNEALGSLETVEKYCPEEERWVEVASMCTARAGVSVAAVNGLLYAVGGRATSRDFSAPVTVDSVEVYDPHLDTWTEVGNMIASRCDGGLAVL; via the exons ATGTCCGCCCAGGGCGCTCGACTGTCTCCTGCCGGCCTCACCTCCGCTTCGACGACTACCACGTCAGGTGTTTCCTGCGGGGACGTCGGagctgccatggcaacagtgTCGGCCGAGCAGGTTTCCTTCGCCTCTGACCGCTATGCGAGAATCATCCTGGCCCAGATGAACCGGATGCGGCTCCGCGCCGACTTCTGTGATGTGCGGCTGAGAGTGGGCGAGCGGGTCTTCAGGGTTCACAGGCTCGTTCTGGCCGCCTGCAGCCCCTACTTCTGTGCGCTGTTCTCCGTAGGGATGAAGGAGCTCGACAAGGACGAGGTGCAGATCGTGGGAGTGGAGGCCGGGATATTCGAGGTTCTGCTGGACTTTATTTACACAG gggtgaTCAACGTGAGCGTGGAGAACGTCCAGGAGCTGATGGTGGCAGCGGACATGCTGCAGCTGGCGGAGGTGGTGTCCATCTGTGGGGAGTTCCTCCAGGGCCACATGGAGCCCTCCAACTGTGTCGGCATCTTCCAGTTCCTGGAGCAGATCGGCTGCATGGACATGCTGGAGTTCACTGAGAACTACATCCACGTGCACTTCCTCGAG gTGTGCGTGGCCGATGAGTTCTGGGGCCTGTCCAAGGACCAGCTGGTGCGGCTGCTCGGCAGCGAGGAGCtgcgggtggaggaggagtaccAGGTCTTCAGCGCCGCCATGGGCTGGCTGCTGCAGGACGTGGGGCCCAGGCGGCGCCACGCCGTGGAGGTCCTGGAGCCCGTCCGCTTCCCCTTGCTGTCCCCCCACAGGCTGCTCAAGTACATCGAAG GTGTTGCCGATTTCAGCCTGCGGGTGGCGCTGCAGACCTTGTTGAAGGAGTACATGGAGGTCACTAAATCGCCGAAGGAAAATAAGACGTACTGTCTGGGGGAACCTTCCAAGATGAGGCCCAGACGGAAAGCTAGGAAATATCTCTACAGTATAG gggGCTACACGCGGCTGCAGGGCGGCCGCTGGAGCGACAGCCGGGCCCTGAGCTGCGTGGAGCGCTTCGACTCGTTCAACCAGTACTGGACCACGGTGTCGTCGCTGCACCAGGCCCGCAGCGGGCTGGGGGTGGCCGTGCTGGACGGGATGATCTACGTggtgggag GGGAGAAGGACTCCATGATCTTCGACTGCACGGAGCGCTACGACCCGGTGACCAAGCAGTGGGCGGCCGTGGCCTCGCTCACCTTCCCGCGCTGTGGCGTCAGCGTGTGCCCCTGCCACGGGGCGCTCTACGCCTTCG GGGGTTGGATCGGTTCAGAGATCGGGAAGACGGTGGAGCGCTACGACCCCGAGGAGAACAAGTGGGAGGTGATCGGTGGCATGGCCGTTCCTCGCTACTACTGTGGCTGCTGTGAGCTTCAAG gtatGATGTACGTGCTGGGGGGGATCAGCGATGAGGGTCTGGAGCTGTGTTCGGCGGAGGTGTTCGACGCGCTCTCCCAGCGCTGGCGCCCGCTGCCCCCCATGGCCACGCGCCGCGCCTACGTGGGCGTCGCCGCCCTCAACAACTGCATCTACGCCGTGGGGGGCTGGAACGAGGCCCTGGGCTCGCTGGAGACGGTGGAGAAGTACTGCCCCGAGGAG gagaggtgggtggaggtggcgtCCATGTGCACGGCGCGGGCGGGGGTCTCGGTGGCGGCGGTCAACGGGCTGCTGTACGCAGTGGGGGGCCGCGCCACCAGCCGGGACTTCTCGGCCCCCGTGACGGTGGACTCTGTGGAGGTCTACGACCCCCACCTGGACACCTGGACGGAGGTGGGCAACATGATCGCCAGCCGCTGTGACGGGGGGCTGGCTgtgctctga